ATTTAGCTTCTTCAGCTTTTGGTTTTTCGCGTAAACGAATACCCAAATCACGCAATTGATTTAGTTCAACTGGCGCAGGGGCTTGAGTCAATGGACATTCAGCAGTTTTGGTTTTCGGGAATGCAATCACGTCACGAATCGAAGATGAACCGGTCATCAACATCACAAGACGATCTAGACCGAATGCCAAGCCACCATGTGGAGGCGCACCGAATTTCAATGCATTCAACAAGAAGCTAAATTTTTCTTCTGCTTCTTCTTCAGAGATGCCTAAAGCTTCAAAGATTGCTTTTTGCATTTCTAGATTAAAGATACGTAGAGAACCACCACCGATTTCAGTACCGTTTAATACCATATCGTAAGCAACAGAAAGGGCTTCGCCTGGATTGTTCTTCACTTCTTCAACGCTTGATTTAGGTAGCGTGAATGGATGGTGAACAGAGGTCCATTTGCCATCATCAGTTTCTTCGAACATTGGGAAGTCAACCACCCAAAGCGGTGCCCACTCACATGTTGCCATGTTCATGTCATGACCGATCTTGATACGTAAAGCACCCATTGCATCGTTTACAACTTTGGCTTTGTCTGCACCGAAGAATACGATATCGCCGTTTTCAGCACCGACACGTTTCAACAAATCAAGCACGATTGGCTCGATGAATTTCACGATTGGAGACTGAAGACCTTCGATGCCTTTTTCAAGTTCGTTGACTTTAATGTAAGCCAAACCTTTCGCGCCATAGATGCCCACAAATTTCGTGTATTCATCAATTTGGCTACGTGGAAGTGAACCTGCACCTGGTACGCGAAGCGCAACGATACGACCTTTAGGATCTTTCGCTGGACCTGCAAATACTTTGAACTCGACGTCTTGCATCATGTCTGCAACGTCAACCAGTTTCAAAGGAATACGCATATCTGGTTTATCAGATGCGTAGTCACGCATTGCATCTGCATAAGTCATACGTGGGAATTTGTCGAATTCAACGTTAAGAAGTTCTTTGAACATCTTCACTGTTAAACGTTCCATCAAATCCATGATGTCATCGTCACTCATGAACGATGTTTCAACGTCGATTTGGGTGAATTCAGGCTGACGATCCGCACGTAAGTCTTCATCACGGAAACATTTAGCGATTTGGTAGTAACGATCAACACCACCCACCATCAACAACTGTTTAAACAATTGTGGTGATTGTGGAAGCGCGTAGAAGCTACCATTTGAAACACGACTTGGCACTAAATAGTCACGCGCGCCTTCAGGTGTTGCGCGGGTCAAGATTGGTGTTTCAACGTCTAAGAAACCATTTTCTTCGAAGTAGTTACGAATTAAGTTGGTTAACTTAGAACGGAAACGTAAACGATCGATCATTTCTGGACGACGGATGTCCAAGAAACGGTATTTCAAACGTACTTCTTCAGAAATATTAGTATTTTCGTCATTTAATGGGAATGGAGGTGTTTCAGAGGCAGCAAGAACTTCAATTTCTTTTGCCAACACTTCGATTTGACCACTCACCATGTTGGCATTTTCAGTACCTTCATAACGGCGACGTACACGACCTGTAATTTTTAGTACGAATTCTGAACGTGCTTTATCGGCAGTTGCAAATGCTTCAGGGGTATCCGGATCGATCACCACCTGAACCAGACCGTCACGGTCACGCATGTCCAAGAAAATAACACCACCGTGGTCACGGCGACGATGTACCCAACCGCATAATGTAACGGTTTGGTCGATTTGAGCTTCGGTTAATGTACCGCAGTAATGAGTTCGCATCATAGCGTAAACAATCCAACTATATGGTTTAAGGCGAGCGTATACGTAAACAGCGTACCGCTTTCGAATACTGAATTATGCCTCTTTGGGGTATGAGTCACAAGAACTAGATCAAAAAACACCATCAATTCGCCTAGAGAAATGCTGAAATACCGTCAAAATCGGGTTAGATTTTCAAATTGAGTCTATTCGGAATGTTTACGATCAATCAGCAAAAAGATGAAACAGCCTAAACTAAAGGTGAGCAAAAACATACGGCAGAAGTGATTGACAGATTGACCAATAAATACGTACAGGTCAGAAGCAAATAAATGAATTCCAATATCTTGAAAGAATCTTAAATAATAGGCACTTGCCGTTAATAACGATAGCAATAAAACGACATACCCACTGAGTTTAATCTTTGACTGTATGGCATTGGACTGTTTGAACTTAAGGTAATAATGCACCAGCATCCATAGCATGATGGGTAGCGCAATCGCAGAAGTGCCGATTTGCAACACACGGTGCATGGGGTAAACATGCCCCATAAGTGATAGGTTTTGACTTAAAAAATCATTGAAGGCAAAGGTACGAAAGTCTGAATGGGTTAGTCCATCCCAGATCAGGTGCGTGGCAATACCCATCACTAAAGCCACAATTACACTGAGGATAAATCCCAATACTTTATCAAATGAGATTAATCCTAAAGGTTTCACCATACCTATCCAGCGGAACACGGCTGGTCGCCATAGCCCATACCACAATAGACAAAAACCGATTCCAATGAGTAGGTTAGGAATTATAATCCCACTCCAGTGGTGAGAAACATCATAGCTTTCAGCCGTAAATAGGCGATATAAATCAGGGGTCATACTGCCAATTGCAAGGGCAGAGATTGGCAGTCGATAACCGGTGAGTTTTGCAATCGGTGGAGCTATGACAGCATGCGAAATGGTAAAGGGCATAACAGTTGAATATCAATTCAGACACATTGAGGCATTGGACTTTACCTTAACAAAATCTTGACTCAATTGTGTCGATGAAAGGCGGTGTTTTGTAAATAAATGATAAATAACAAGCTAATTGAAATATAGAGTTCTTTTAAGAAAAACGCAGATCAATATTGCAAAATTAATGAAATGTTATATTATAACATTAATTAAAAATTGAGCCTTCTCTTACTCATGTCTATGCACAAGAATATTTTGACTTTGTCGATTCTCGGGATTATTTCACCAGCCGTTTTGGCTGAAGATCAAATTCAGAACACTACACCCACCACAAAATTAGAAACGATTCAGCTGCAAGCGCACCCCTTAACCCAATCGGCTGCCGATTTTGCTGTTGCAGACCAAGTTATTCATCAAAAACAATTGGCAGAGCGTGGTACCACCATTGGAGAAGCACTGTCAGGTCAGTTGGGCGTATATTCCAATCAATTTGGTTCAGGTTCAAGCCGACCGGTGATTCGTGGACAAGATGGTCCTCGTGTTAAAGTCTTACAGCATGCTTCAGAAACTTCTGATGTATCGAGTTTATCGCCTGATCACGCAGTAACTGTCGATCCCATTCTCGCGAAACAAGTTGAAGTGATTCGTGGTCCTTCAACGCTGTTGTATGCTGCTGGCACCGTAGGTGGATTGGTTAATGTCACAGATCAAAAAATCCCAACGCAGATGCCAGAAAAAGGCTATGAAGGGCAAGTGGGTCTACGTTACAACACAGGAAGTGATGAAAAGCTTGCCAGTGCAGGTGTGACTGCTGCGATAGGGGATCAATTTGCAATTCGCTTAGAAGGAACGAAACATAAAGCCAATAATTATATTGCCCCGAATTATTTCCATGAGCATGAAGGTGAATTAGAGAAAGAGCGCCGTGTAGATAACACCTTTGCCGATGGTCAAACGTTTAATATTGGTGGTTCATGGATTCATGACCGCGGGTTTGTCGGATTATCTTATAGCAATCGTCAAGATCAATATGGTTTGCCGGGGCATAGTCATGAATATGAAAGTTGTCATCCACATGGTGATCACTTACATTGTGATGGGGGAGAAAATCATGGACATGCGGATGAGCATGATCATTCAGCACATGGGCATGATGAACACGAGCATGAACACGGTGGACCATGGGTTGATTTAAAGTCTGAACGTTATGAATTTCGTACCGAGTTAGCAGAGCCGATCCCAGGCTTCGAGAAGCTCCGTGCGCATGCGAGCTATACCGACTATAAGCATGATGAAATTGAGGAAGGCATTGCCGAAACGACATTTAAGAGTAAAGGTTATGATGCTCGACTTGAATTGGTACATGTGCCTGTTGCCGGTTGGGAAGGGGTGATTGGTGGACAGTACAATCAACAAAAGCTCAATATCAGCGGTGAAGAATCCTTGTTTGATCCGAATAAAACCCAAAAATTCAGTGTATTCGCTTTAGAGCATAAACAATTAGGCGATGTGCATTTAGAACTTGCTGCACGTGCGGATCATCAGAAAATTGATATTCAGTCGAATCAAAAAGATTATGAGGACACCGCATTTTCAGGTTCAGCAGCAGCCAATTGGGCATTTGCACCCAACTATAAATTGTCTTTAGTCGGTTCGCATCAACAACGTTTACCGCTTGCACAAGAGTTATATGCCAATGGTAAACACTTTGCGACCAATACTTATGAACGTGGCAATCAAAACCTCGATATTGAGAAATCGAATAACCTAGAATTGGGTTTGCATTTTGATAATGAACGTGTCGATTATCATCTGCATGTGTATCACAACTGGTTTGATAATTATATTTATGCATCCACTACCTATCCCTATAAAAATTTCCGTTTAGTGGATTACACTCAAGACAAAGCACGTTTTTACGGTGTTGAGGGTGAATTAAACGTTAAATTGAATGATGTTTATAAAGTGGGTGTATTCGGTGATCATGTCCGAGGCAAAATTGATGGAGCAAATGCCCCACGTGTGCCAAGTGGTCGTTTGGGCGCACGCGCAGAAGCTGATTTTGCCGATGGCTGGACCGGTTCGGCTGAATATTCACATGTCTTTAAACAAGACAAGATCAGTGCCTTTGAGCAAGAAACCGCAGGCTACAACATGGTGAACTTGGGGGTATCTTATGCCGGTCAATATGCGCAAGGTAATGATTACCGCATTTATGCGCAAGCCAATAATCTGTTAGATGAGCAAGTTTATTCACATGCTTCGTTCTTGGCGAACATTCCACAGGTCGGTCGTAACTTTACTTTGGGAATTGAATTTGGATTCTAAATTTGAGTCTAGAAGCATCACCTGAAATGCGCTTAACAACACAATAACGCTTGAAAAATAAAACATTTAAACCTAGTCTGCAGTGATCGGACTAGGTTTTTTGTTATGCGTATTTTTCAACGAATTCATCAAAAATTGAATTGGTCAAAGCGTCAGTATTTCGGCTTGATGATCGGTTTTTTGGCCTTGGGCTATCTATCGTCTGCAATTTACCACATGTATAAACCTTTGCCTGATGGGGTGAATTTTACAGGCAAACTGCGTCATGCGCAGGTCAAGTTTTTAGCGGACATGACGTATATTGATGCCCAAGGTCAACAGCAGCAACAACATACGATTTTTAATGAAATGCTGAGTCTGATTGATCAAGCACAAACCACGATTGTGTTGGACATATTCTTATTCAATAAAGAAGTGGGCGCATCGAAAGTACAGCAAGATCAGCTCATGCAAAAGCTAACTAATGCCTTGATTCAAAAACGTCAAGATGTCCCTAATATTGAAATCAAAGTCATTACCGATCCGATCAATTCCGTCTATGGCGGGATTGCACCAAAGCATTATCATCAGCTTCGTCAAGCGGGTGTCGATGTGATTGAAACGGATTTAACGCCATTACGGGCATCTAATCCCACTTGGTCTGGGCTTTGGTATTTATGTTGTCAAACGCTACAAAATAACCCTGAAAAAGGCTGGCTCAATAACCCTTTTGGTACAGAGAAAATCACTTTACGCAGTTATACAAGTTTGCTGAATTTTAAAGCCAACCATCGTAAAACTTTGGTGGTGGATACCACAGCGGGCTGGAAAGCCTTAGTCACTTCTATGAATCCGCATGACGGCAGTTCACGGCATTCGAATGTGGCGTTGGTGGTGTCAGGCAATACAGCAGTGGATGTATTAAAGACTGAGCAAGCCGTCGGACAGATGTCGAAAGCCAATATGCCTATGGTGGTGATTGGTGAATTTGAAGAAGCCAAAACCTTACCACAAGTTCAGGTCTTGACTGAGAACGCCATTTTAGATGCGACACTCAATTTAATTGAAACAGCCAAAGCCAAAGAAAATATTGATTTAGCGATGTTCTATTTGTCTGAACGTCAGATTGTGAAAGCCTTGATTAAAGCAAAACAGCGTGGCGTGAATGTTCGGGTTCTGCTTGATCCAAATAAAGATGCCTTTGGTCGTCAGAAAAATGGCATTCCCAACCGTCAAGTGGCAAGTGAATTAATTGATGCCGGCGTGACGGTACGCTGGTGTAATACCCAAGGCGAACAATGCCATAGCAAAATGATTTTAAAGCACAATGCCAAAACCGCAGAAATGATTTTAGGTTCAGCCAATTTTACCGCACGAAATTTAAAAAATTATAATTTAGAAACTGATTTACGCACGTTAGGTGATGTGAATGCTGCACTATTCCAAGATGCACAGCAATATTTCAACACCGCTTGGTCGAATCTTGATGGTAAAAATATGAGTGTGGAATATGCTCAATATGCTGATGAATCGAAGTTTAAATATGGTGTGTATCGCTTTATGGAATGGAGTGGTTGGTCGACATTTTAAGTTCATTATTTTTTAATCTCCCTAAATCCCTCTTTGAAAAAGAGGGACTTTCCTCCCTTTTTTAAAGGGAGGTCAGGAGAGATTCATTAAGGCGCAGGATTCGGTGGAATGATTTGATCCAAATCTTTATCAGTCATCGTATCCAACTCATTTTCAAGTTCTTTAATATCGGTTTTGATTTTCCACTGTGCTTCATCTTCTACAGGTTGCGGCAAACGTGCTTCTAACCAGTCACACACCACGTCAGGTGGAAAGTCTTCGTGATTACATTGAATCACCCAAGACAAGAATTGTTTTGCTTCACCGTTCATATACGGTGGAGGAGAAACAGGTAAAAATTGGGTCGGTAAGCGTTCATTTTTAGAAATATAATTCAGCACATGTCCCAATTCCTGCACGGTTTGCCATGCAAGTGGATGATCCACATTAATTTGGAATTTAAACCACCATGCACTTTTACCGTCAGTCCCGTAGGAATCAATCATGGATTCTTGAACACTGGGTACTTTACAAAAAAATTG
The sequence above is drawn from the Acinetobacter lanii genome and encodes:
- the aspS gene encoding aspartate--tRNA ligase, which produces MMRTHYCGTLTEAQIDQTVTLCGWVHRRRDHGGVIFLDMRDRDGLVQVVIDPDTPEAFATADKARSEFVLKITGRVRRRYEGTENANMVSGQIEVLAKEIEVLAASETPPFPLNDENTNISEEVRLKYRFLDIRRPEMIDRLRFRSKLTNLIRNYFEENGFLDVETPILTRATPEGARDYLVPSRVSNGSFYALPQSPQLFKQLLMVGGVDRYYQIAKCFRDEDLRADRQPEFTQIDVETSFMSDDDIMDLMERLTVKMFKELLNVEFDKFPRMTYADAMRDYASDKPDMRIPLKLVDVADMMQDVEFKVFAGPAKDPKGRIVALRVPGAGSLPRSQIDEYTKFVGIYGAKGLAYIKVNELEKGIEGLQSPIVKFIEPIVLDLLKRVGAENGDIVFFGADKAKVVNDAMGALRIKIGHDMNMATCEWAPLWVVDFPMFEETDDGKWTSVHHPFTLPKSSVEEVKNNPGEALSVAYDMVLNGTEIGGGSLRIFNLEMQKAIFEALGISEEEAEEKFSFLLNALKFGAPPHGGLAFGLDRLVMLMTGSSSIRDVIAFPKTKTAECPLTQAPAPVELNQLRDLGIRLREKPKAEEAK
- a CDS encoding DUF4184 family protein translates to MPFTISHAVIAPPIAKLTGYRLPISALAIGSMTPDLYRLFTAESYDVSHHWSGIIIPNLLIGIGFCLLWYGLWRPAVFRWIGMVKPLGLISFDKVLGFILSVIVALVMGIATHLIWDGLTHSDFRTFAFNDFLSQNLSLMGHVYPMHRVLQIGTSAIALPIMLWMLVHYYLKFKQSNAIQSKIKLSGYVVLLLSLLTASAYYLRFFQDIGIHLFASDLYVFIGQSVNHFCRMFLLTFSLGCFIFLLIDRKHSE
- the znuD gene encoding zinc piracy TonB-dependent receptor ZnuD, with product MSMHKNILTLSILGIISPAVLAEDQIQNTTPTTKLETIQLQAHPLTQSAADFAVADQVIHQKQLAERGTTIGEALSGQLGVYSNQFGSGSSRPVIRGQDGPRVKVLQHASETSDVSSLSPDHAVTVDPILAKQVEVIRGPSTLLYAAGTVGGLVNVTDQKIPTQMPEKGYEGQVGLRYNTGSDEKLASAGVTAAIGDQFAIRLEGTKHKANNYIAPNYFHEHEGELEKERRVDNTFADGQTFNIGGSWIHDRGFVGLSYSNRQDQYGLPGHSHEYESCHPHGDHLHCDGGENHGHADEHDHSAHGHDEHEHEHGGPWVDLKSERYEFRTELAEPIPGFEKLRAHASYTDYKHDEIEEGIAETTFKSKGYDARLELVHVPVAGWEGVIGGQYNQQKLNISGEESLFDPNKTQKFSVFALEHKQLGDVHLELAARADHQKIDIQSNQKDYEDTAFSGSAAANWAFAPNYKLSLVGSHQQRLPLAQELYANGKHFATNTYERGNQNLDIEKSNNLELGLHFDNERVDYHLHVYHNWFDNYIYASTTYPYKNFRLVDYTQDKARFYGVEGELNVKLNDVYKVGVFGDHVRGKIDGANAPRVPSGRLGARAEADFADGWTGSAEYSHVFKQDKISAFEQETAGYNMVNLGVSYAGQYAQGNDYRIYAQANNLLDEQVYSHASFLANIPQVGRNFTLGIEFGF
- a CDS encoding phospholipase D family protein; translation: MRIFQRIHQKLNWSKRQYFGLMIGFLALGYLSSAIYHMYKPLPDGVNFTGKLRHAQVKFLADMTYIDAQGQQQQQHTIFNEMLSLIDQAQTTIVLDIFLFNKEVGASKVQQDQLMQKLTNALIQKRQDVPNIEIKVITDPINSVYGGIAPKHYHQLRQAGVDVIETDLTPLRASNPTWSGLWYLCCQTLQNNPEKGWLNNPFGTEKITLRSYTSLLNFKANHRKTLVVDTTAGWKALVTSMNPHDGSSRHSNVALVVSGNTAVDVLKTEQAVGQMSKANMPMVVIGEFEEAKTLPQVQVLTENAILDATLNLIETAKAKENIDLAMFYLSERQIVKALIKAKQRGVNVRVLLDPNKDAFGRQKNGIPNRQVASELIDAGVTVRWCNTQGEQCHSKMILKHNAKTAEMILGSANFTARNLKNYNLETDLRTLGDVNAALFQDAQQYFNTAWSNLDGKNMSVEYAQYADESKFKYGVYRFMEWSGWSTF